One stretch of Candidatus Poribacteria bacterium DNA includes these proteins:
- a CDS encoding AAA-like domain-containing protein: protein MRWFETRGPVYAEDNYVVARTDELADFIKRIEKGRYIVLFAPRQTGKTTFFQNALDALETEGSTYFPIQLNFEGYVDSDADAFYRSLCKEMCKEIKSVFQKRRESPSNALNRFLANAQITEPISMREFFEDLGGLLENQRFVVIIDEFDSIPRDAIRGFLHSLRQIYLSRRTRCPHSIGIIGVKNITQLNYDRSISPFNIQDEFKLPNFTIGQVQELFSQYTDEVGQPFASETIEAIHKQTAGQPVLVNRFAQILTEELDIPKSEPITMTHFSEAHIQLLREGHTNIDHLITNIRRDRRFEALLMKIASYDEGVDFNLDSDIINELATYGVIAEGADGMCEIVNPIYQYRIIRAFKPIVNGLEQEYLPEDNREGFQAYLTPDGQIQMTALLDNFRDFIARAGFKILQVPDTPQEYVGQHLLFAYLEQFVQSVDGTMYLEVQTGRGRMDILILHKSRKYIVETKIWGGDGRYQAGKAQLAAYVGSEGAEEGYYVVFDHRSTPEPRTETEILDGLTIRSYVIPVMQECPSD from the coding sequence ATGAGATGGTTTGAAACGCGCGGTCCTGTCTATGCTGAGGATAACTACGTCGTCGCACGCACAGATGAGCTTGCGGATTTTATCAAACGAATAGAAAAAGGCAGATATATTGTTCTCTTTGCGCCGCGCCAGACAGGCAAGACCACATTCTTCCAAAATGCCCTCGACGCACTTGAAACCGAAGGCAGCACCTATTTCCCAATACAACTTAATTTTGAGGGGTACGTGGACAGCGATGCCGATGCTTTTTATAGGTCTCTCTGCAAAGAAATGTGTAAAGAAATTAAAAGTGTCTTCCAGAAGCGCAGGGAGAGTCCTTCTAATGCGCTCAATAGATTCTTGGCGAACGCGCAGATAACTGAACCTATTTCAATGCGGGAGTTTTTTGAAGATCTTGGAGGTCTGCTGGAAAACCAGCGGTTTGTCGTGATTATTGACGAGTTTGACAGCATTCCACGGGATGCTATTAGAGGGTTCCTGCATTCGCTGCGTCAAATTTACCTTTCTCGGAGGACTCGGTGTCCACACAGCATCGGCATTATTGGTGTCAAGAACATCACACAACTTAACTACGATCGCTCCATCTCTCCCTTTAATATACAAGACGAGTTCAAATTGCCTAATTTCACAATTGGACAGGTACAAGAACTTTTTTCACAATATACCGACGAAGTCGGACAACCCTTCGCATCTGAAACCATTGAAGCTATCCACAAACAGACTGCCGGTCAGCCTGTACTGGTCAATCGTTTCGCGCAAATTCTTACCGAGGAATTAGACATCCCGAAAAGCGAACCGATTACGATGACACATTTTTCAGAAGCACATATCCAACTCCTTCGCGAAGGACACACGAATATTGATCACCTGATAACCAATATCCGTAGGGATCGCCGGTTTGAGGCACTCCTCATGAAAATCGCCTCTTATGATGAAGGCGTGGATTTCAACTTGGACAGTGACATTATCAATGAACTTGCTACTTATGGTGTTATTGCTGAAGGTGCTGACGGTATGTGTGAAATTGTCAACCCGATTTACCAGTACCGTATTATTCGGGCGTTCAAACCGATAGTGAACGGACTCGAACAGGAATATTTACCGGAAGACAATCGCGAAGGGTTTCAAGCTTATCTCACACCGGATGGGCAGATTCAGATGACAGCACTCCTTGATAACTTCCGTGACTTTATCGCGCGTGCAGGCTTCAAAATCTTACAAGTCCCGGATACACCGCAGGAATATGTCGGACAGCATCTGCTCTTTGCTTATCTTGAGCAGTTTGTCCAAAGTGTGGATGGGACTATGTATCTTGAGGTGCAAACAGGGCGTGGTAGAATGGATATCCTGATTCTCCACAAAAGCCGAAAATACATCGTTGAAACAAAAATCTGGGGTGGAGATGGCCGTTATCAAGCAGGTAAAGCACAACTCGCAGCATACGTCGGATCAGAGGGTGCCGAAGAAGGATATTACGTTGTGTTTGACCATCGCAGCACGCCGGAACCGCGCACAGAGACAGAAATACTGGACGGATTGACAATTCGGAGTTACGTGATCCCAGTGATGCAAGAATGCCCCTCAGACTGA